The following proteins are encoded in a genomic region of Falsibacillus pallidus:
- the glgA gene encoding glycogen synthase GlgA, with translation MKLLFVVSECVPFAKSGGLADVAGALPKKLKERGHDIRVMMPKYGQIPLEFKEKMQHACDFRVQMGWRNQYCGIEKLEWEGIVYYFVDHEYYFNRSEMYGHFDDGERFSFFCRAVLESFEHLSFFPEIIHCHDWHTGMVPLCLRADYQRKSGYEFIKTVYTIHNLQFQGIFPKSVFTDLLNIDESYYNSRLAEFYGNVNFMKAAIATADQITTVSRTYSKEILTEYYGEKLDGILSKRSASLKGILNGIDYDLYDPVNDPWLIKNYDADSLDGKEANKLNLQESFQLPVSTDIPVAAMISRLTEQKGIDLIRGVFHEILAHDVQLIILGTGDAEYENFVREMADHYPQKVRVVIGFDEQLAHKIYAGADLFLMPSKFEPCGLGQLIAMRYGSVPVVRETGGLKDTVLPFNEFTNEGNGFSFSNYNAHDMLFTIERALKFYHDQSKWKHIVQNAMKQNHSWEASASHYEELYSSLLARRESHVF, from the coding sequence ATGAAACTATTATTCGTTGTCTCAGAATGCGTTCCATTTGCAAAATCAGGTGGATTGGCTGACGTAGCGGGTGCCCTCCCAAAAAAACTGAAGGAAAGAGGTCATGATATCAGGGTGATGATGCCTAAATACGGTCAGATTCCCCTTGAATTTAAAGAAAAGATGCAGCATGCGTGTGATTTTCGGGTCCAAATGGGCTGGAGAAATCAATACTGCGGAATTGAAAAGTTAGAATGGGAAGGGATTGTATATTACTTCGTTGATCATGAATACTATTTTAACCGGAGCGAAATGTACGGCCATTTTGATGACGGGGAGCGTTTTTCGTTTTTTTGCAGAGCGGTTCTTGAGTCATTTGAACACCTTTCTTTCTTCCCGGAAATCATTCATTGCCATGATTGGCATACGGGAATGGTGCCGCTATGCCTTAGGGCTGATTACCAAAGAAAATCAGGCTATGAGTTCATAAAAACGGTATATACCATCCACAACTTACAGTTTCAGGGGATCTTCCCTAAATCAGTTTTTACGGATCTATTAAACATTGACGAATCCTATTATAACAGCCGGTTAGCTGAATTTTACGGAAACGTCAATTTTATGAAAGCAGCCATTGCCACAGCAGATCAAATTACGACTGTAAGCAGGACTTACAGTAAAGAAATTCTTACCGAATACTATGGGGAGAAGCTTGACGGCATATTGAGCAAGCGCTCAGCTTCTCTCAAAGGAATCTTGAATGGCATTGACTACGATTTATATGACCCGGTAAATGATCCTTGGCTGATAAAAAATTATGATGCTGATTCCCTTGATGGAAAAGAAGCCAATAAATTAAATCTGCAAGAGTCATTCCAATTGCCAGTTTCTACGGATATTCCGGTTGCGGCGATGATTTCCCGATTAACAGAACAAAAAGGAATCGATCTGATAAGGGGAGTATTCCATGAAATCCTTGCTCACGATGTTCAGCTCATCATTTTAGGAACAGGTGATGCCGAATACGAAAATTTTGTCAGGGAAATGGCCGATCACTATCCGCAAAAGGTAAGGGTAGTCATCGGTTTTGATGAACAATTGGCGCATAAGATTTATGCGGGGGCGGATTTATTCCTTATGCCTTCGAAATTTGAACCTTGCGGGCTGGGGCAGTTGATTGCCATGAGATATGGGTCGGTCCCTGTTGTAAGGGAGACAGGCGGTTTAAAAGATACGGTCCTGCCTTTTAATGAATTTACGAATGAAGGGAACGGATTCAGCTTCTCAAATTACAACGCCCATGACATGCTGTTCACGATTGAACGTGCACTTAAGTTTTACCATGATCAGTCCAAATGGAAGCATATTGTACAGAATGCAATGAAACAGAATCATAGCTGGGAGGCATCTGCTTCTCATTATGAAGAACTGTACAGCAGTCTGTTGGCCAGGAGAGAAAGCCATGTTTTCTGA
- a CDS encoding sugar phosphate nucleotidyltransferase, with amino-acid sequence MNKSLLGVIDATTSHELLEPLMSNRSLAAVPIGGRYRLIDFILSNMVNSGIQSVGIFPKSQYRSLMDHLESGKNWDLNRKRDGLFFFPAPGGDGEAGAFCHFSHHLDFFYRSSQEYSLISNCFTMNTMNFQPILERHIQTGCDITEICHDGKTIEMYILKTALLIELITSRQQTGFLSMKDVVNRGKSRYQVGKYEVTNFTKMIDSIENYYEVSLSLLDPTIWKQLFVGDQPVFTKVKDEPPTRYSSGAVVKNSMIANGCVIEGHVENSIIFRAVKIAKGTVIKNSIIMQKSQIGSDCLLESVMLDKEVKIENGVHLKGQKSSPIVLQKGTTQGALMNL; translated from the coding sequence ATGAATAAATCATTGCTTGGTGTCATCGATGCCACAACAAGCCACGAATTACTGGAGCCATTGATGTCTAATCGCTCACTTGCAGCTGTTCCGATCGGCGGCAGATATAGATTGATCGACTTTATCCTCTCCAATATGGTGAATTCGGGGATTCAGAGTGTGGGGATTTTTCCGAAATCACAATATAGGTCATTGATGGATCATTTAGAATCAGGGAAAAATTGGGATCTGAATAGGAAGCGTGATGGCTTATTTTTCTTCCCGGCACCAGGAGGGGATGGGGAAGCAGGTGCTTTCTGCCACTTTTCTCATCACTTGGACTTCTTTTATCGAAGCTCACAGGAATATTCATTGATCAGCAATTGCTTCACCATGAATACCATGAACTTTCAGCCAATCTTGGAAAGGCATATTCAGACGGGCTGTGATATTACTGAAATCTGCCATGATGGAAAAACGATTGAGATGTATATTTTAAAGACAGCTCTCCTCATTGAATTGATCACATCGCGGCAGCAAACAGGATTCTTAAGCATGAAAGATGTGGTCAATAGAGGCAAAAGCCGCTACCAGGTAGGAAAGTATGAAGTTACAAATTTTACAAAGATGATTGATTCGATAGAGAACTATTATGAGGTAAGTCTATCACTCCTCGATCCGACGATTTGGAAACAATTATTTGTAGGGGACCAGCCTGTGTTCACCAAGGTGAAAGATGAACCGCCAACGAGGTATTCGAGCGGTGCAGTTGTAAAGAATTCCATGATTGCCAACGGCTGCGTCATTGAGGGGCACGTGGAAAACAGCATCATCTTCAGGGCAGTGAAAATCGCTAAAGGAACGGTCATTAAAAATAGCATCATTATGCAGAAAAGCCAAATCGGATCTGATTGCTTGTTAGAATCGGTCATGCTGGATAAAGAAGTAAAAATCGAAAATGGGGTTCACCTGAAAGGGCAAAAATCATCTCCTATTGTCCTACAGAAAGGTACCACACAGGGAGCACTGATGAATTTATGA
- a CDS encoding glucose-1-phosphate adenylyltransferase: MVKVDCVAMLLAGGKGSRLNSLTQTLAKPAVPFGGKYRIIDFALSNCTNSGIDTVGVLTQYQPLLLHSYIGIGSAWDLDRKSGGVTVLPPYSESSQVRWYSGTASAIYQNFNYLEQFNPEYVLILSGDHIYKMDYSEMLQYHIEQKADATISVIEVPWEEASRFGIMNTNESMEIIEFEEKPDIPKNNLASMGIYIFKWSILRDSLQRDSMNPGSSHDFGKDVIPMMLKENKRLIAYPFSGYWKDVGTVNSLWEANMDLLEENCELNLFDHDWRIYSVNPNQPPQYIGRDAVVEESLINEGCVVEGDVEKSVLFQGAYVGRNSKVYQSVIMPDAVVGENVYIERAIVSSSVKVPDGARIYPDDASSDVLLVTEDYLRTLNIG; encoded by the coding sequence ATGGTAAAAGTCGATTGCGTAGCAATGCTGTTAGCGGGAGGAAAAGGAAGTCGGTTAAACTCATTAACACAAACTTTGGCTAAGCCTGCAGTCCCATTTGGGGGGAAGTATCGAATCATTGATTTTGCGCTGAGCAACTGTACGAATTCAGGAATTGATACAGTCGGTGTCCTGACGCAATACCAGCCGCTTCTTCTTCATTCTTATATCGGCATCGGAAGTGCATGGGATCTGGACAGGAAAAGCGGGGGAGTGACGGTATTGCCTCCATATAGCGAGTCATCCCAGGTCAGGTGGTACAGCGGGACTGCCAGCGCCATCTATCAGAATTTTAATTATCTGGAGCAGTTCAATCCGGAATATGTCTTAATTTTGTCAGGGGACCACATTTACAAAATGGATTATTCGGAAATGCTTCAGTACCATATCGAGCAAAAAGCAGATGCCACGATTTCCGTCATTGAAGTTCCGTGGGAAGAAGCCAGCCGATTCGGCATCATGAACACGAATGAAAGCATGGAAATCATTGAATTTGAAGAAAAGCCCGATATCCCGAAGAATAACCTTGCATCAATGGGGATCTACATTTTCAAGTGGAGCATTTTAAGGGATAGCCTCCAGAGGGACAGCATGAATCCTGGATCTTCGCATGATTTCGGGAAGGATGTCATCCCGATGATGTTAAAAGAGAATAAAAGATTGATTGCCTATCCTTTCAGCGGATATTGGAAGGATGTTGGTACAGTCAATAGTCTTTGGGAAGCAAACATGGATCTTTTGGAAGAAAACTGTGAACTCAATCTGTTTGACCATGACTGGAGGATTTATTCTGTCAATCCGAATCAGCCTCCGCAATATATCGGGCGGGATGCTGTTGTGGAAGAATCTCTGATCAATGAAGGGTGTGTCGTGGAAGGGGATGTTGAAAAATCCGTACTTTTTCAAGGGGCTTATGTTGGGCGGAATTCAAAGGTTTATCAATCGGTCATTATGCCTGATGCCGTTGTTGGCGAAAATGTCTATATTGAAAGAGCCATCGTATCCTCATCGGTCAAGGTCCCTGATGGTGCACGCATCTATCCCGATGATGCATCTTCAGATGTTCTTTTGGTGACGGAAGACTATTTAAGAACACTTAATATCGGTTGA
- the glgB gene encoding 1,4-alpha-glucan branching protein GlgB — MEVMNPTENEFHLFHEGKLFQAYHLFGAHVYRIGKEYVTRFCVWSPNAIQVQVIGSFNQWDGSAHVMEREGHECWCLQVPKNLEGHQYKYRILTRRGDRLDKTDPFAFYTELRPGNAGIIYRLNGFQWSDHDWMGNRSLKSSIKVPAAIYEVHLGSWRRNGENGFKSYSELADELIPYVKEHFFTHVELMPLAEHPFDGSWGYQGTGYFAATSRYGSPFDLMNLINRLHAANIGVILDWVPGHFCKDAHGLFQFDGDCVFEYENEKHRENGVWGTANFDLSKREVKSFLISNLHYWMNCFHIDGFRVDAVANILYWPNEEAQFNHCAIEFLREMNGFVHQYDSSVLMIAEDSSDFPGVTASVQDEGLGFSYKWNMGWMNDLLRYMETPPEERKDVHSLITFSLMYAFSEKFILPLSHDEVVHGKKSLLDKCPGNYEDKFAQLRLLFGYLVAHPGKKLLFMGAELASFSEWNEARALDWNLMEYEQHQKTNVFLKQLLHLYQYMPPLFEMDDRQEGFEWIDVNNSDQQIFSFIRHGLNRHDFVTVICNFSGKSYYQYKVGVLEADFYLEILNSDHSDFGGLGRINDGPITSRKGVYHGKPHNIELTIPPYSIIYLKPSIQRKEQDINGKSRLRSNAVSGRKRKSVKLINTNFG, encoded by the coding sequence ATGGAGGTTATGAACCCCACGGAAAATGAGTTTCATTTGTTTCATGAAGGAAAGCTTTTTCAGGCATATCATCTTTTTGGTGCGCATGTTTATCGTATAGGAAAAGAATATGTCACCAGGTTCTGTGTGTGGTCGCCTAATGCAATTCAGGTGCAAGTGATCGGTTCATTTAATCAATGGGATGGGAGTGCCCATGTCATGGAGAGGGAAGGGCATGAATGCTGGTGCTTGCAGGTTCCGAAAAACCTGGAGGGCCATCAGTATAAATATAGGATTTTGACAAGAAGGGGGGACCGTTTGGATAAAACGGACCCATTTGCTTTTTATACTGAACTTCGGCCGGGGAATGCAGGGATCATCTATCGATTAAATGGATTTCAATGGAGCGACCATGACTGGATGGGAAATAGATCCCTTAAAAGCTCCATAAAGGTCCCTGCTGCGATATATGAAGTTCATCTGGGCTCTTGGAGGAGAAATGGTGAGAACGGGTTTAAAAGCTATTCTGAGCTTGCTGATGAGCTTATCCCATATGTGAAGGAACATTTCTTCACACATGTGGAACTGATGCCGCTTGCAGAGCATCCATTTGATGGTTCATGGGGGTACCAGGGTACAGGCTATTTTGCGGCTACCAGCAGGTATGGAAGTCCGTTTGACTTGATGAATTTAATCAATCGGCTGCATGCTGCGAACATCGGTGTGATCCTGGATTGGGTCCCCGGTCACTTTTGCAAGGATGCTCATGGTCTATTTCAGTTTGATGGTGATTGTGTATTTGAATATGAAAATGAAAAACATAGGGAGAATGGAGTGTGGGGAACGGCAAACTTTGATCTCAGCAAGAGGGAAGTGAAAAGTTTTCTGATCTCTAATCTGCATTATTGGATGAACTGCTTTCATATAGATGGATTCAGGGTTGATGCAGTGGCCAATATCCTCTACTGGCCGAATGAAGAGGCCCAATTCAATCACTGTGCAATTGAGTTTTTAAGGGAAATGAATGGTTTTGTCCATCAATATGATTCAAGTGTGCTGATGATTGCAGAGGATTCTTCTGATTTTCCGGGGGTGACAGCCAGTGTACAAGATGAGGGTCTGGGATTCAGCTATAAATGGAATATGGGCTGGATGAATGATCTCCTTCGATATATGGAAACACCTCCAGAGGAAAGAAAAGATGTACACTCCCTTATTACATTTTCCTTGATGTATGCTTTTTCGGAAAAATTCATCCTCCCCCTTTCCCATGATGAAGTGGTTCATGGAAAGAAGTCATTGCTCGACAAATGCCCTGGGAATTACGAGGATAAGTTTGCACAGCTTCGCCTTCTATTTGGTTATCTTGTGGCACATCCGGGCAAGAAATTGCTGTTCATGGGAGCAGAACTTGCTTCTTTTTCAGAATGGAATGAAGCGAGGGCCCTGGATTGGAACTTAATGGAGTATGAGCAGCATCAAAAAACAAATGTATTCTTGAAGCAATTGCTTCATTTATATCAATATATGCCTCCTTTATTTGAAATGGATGACAGGCAGGAAGGCTTTGAATGGATTGATGTAAATAACTCAGATCAGCAGATTTTTTCGTTTATCCGTCATGGATTGAACCGACATGATTTTGTCACTGTTATCTGTAATTTCAGCGGGAAATCATACTATCAATATAAAGTGGGGGTTTTAGAGGCTGATTTTTATTTGGAAATATTAAATAGCGACCATTCGGATTTCGGCGGATTAGGAAGAATTAATGATGGCCCCATCACTTCCAGAAAAGGGGTATATCACGGCAAGCCTCATAATATCGAGCTTACCATCCCGCCATACTCCATTATTTATCTCAAACCATCCATCCAACGAAAGGAGCAAGACATCAATGGTAAAAGTCGATTGCGTAGCAATGCTGTTAGCGGGAGGAAAAGGAAGTCGGTTAAACTCATTAACACAAACTTTGGCTAA